In Oreochromis aureus strain Israel breed Guangdong linkage group 15, ZZ_aureus, whole genome shotgun sequence, a single genomic region encodes these proteins:
- the nhsl1b gene encoding NHS-like protein 1 isoform X6, translating to MVFIGTSLKSVIKYFKRKAVSNLDEESKWTVHYTAPWHQQENVFLPGSRPPCVEDLHRQAKVNLKTALRECDKLRKDGFRSSQYYSQGPTFSDPIQSSSLQDDGDDENDKKSTASSLEDDKSQLSMRSQTPQGMGEGGDGSDPDRQVVWNKAALLPTPEEKMRQAAQAVPTDIVAINVTGAVFDRQASIRRSLINTDTVSRRPKKVKRRKTISGLPDNINLELAAKGHGGDLRPHSMFLPGQYSTLGRTGSVNSTLRRSVTRDSSCQTEEVKIVPPSMRRIRAQRGQGIAAQMAGISASSSTGSISISSSDSSGILMLPQHFNGDPSRFHSLPRQGARVSLSADPIYSSTPIKSEEHLQRQIGKLQVDDTVVHMRNAPRTGTLPRPKSQEVKGTQSSEWGGGPACVVSPHAAYSTSFIPNATMSSSAEVITLNSSSQLTQSLVSAYPAARALSLASPTNVDPLISSPAAFTHSSTCPALATSTPTHTAQDSGLKVRAPASESGHSDSSAHSHSTLAPTPPSCLPEENWIYDTPENVVAPHRTLTSSCSTPINQLYGSLDQSSRTTTDSSSLYSQDNDGYYTSMHLDSGLRSRSHGSGHGVAAGRATRHSMYECREMANQEDSGSLYSDRSLSRSISLRKSKKPPLPPARTDSLRRKPAAKMPPGGVSAINGANGDRGTTLNETLIASLQQSLQMGLRGGKGKGASPSSTSHSPSSDYDDPWVLRPRSHSSISAGSSAASLAANANCGGVSSVYALCHVTPAHSDTSSLRSDYADSWGYYMDYPRNNGDQGEQTAPAHAADNMSAGVHPGVLQNGGGIHNSQTPGAPGQEREVSAKPKASTSSPDRVHRLTSPSSGYSSQSNTPTAGTPVPAFARSMSPSGGRPKPKVPERKSSLLSSVSISSSSTSLSSNTSDSLKSNGPPPPPPPPLLFSSSSTPNTPLSPPPPFPPPLPASSSTASLTPPPAPPLPTTPQGGSLSLNSTYSTSPEFPPPPSPEMLIHPSSSPNGSFSPPPPPPPPPPPPPLPATVTASSSPSFKKALNDAPKAAPSNSPTNSPKPLITPFALQSVQLRSVKRPEKEITDDNKAEKTGMDLLQGLKPLSLDSCYSQEHPTVLPLLNSSLEGDSHYSSPSPVSKLLEELSLDDSITEDSLDIAIVNGKADDESYTLVNGNEKEEELALPSPAQSHESSPIKQKAPPPAVSKKPKFSLVPPVSPQTINKLFPSQQEETNIPQTEDQVDSPRRQTKEEVKEGDGEHQEEREDTLEHLAERKGASTETRYESCITTSVSKETSNASGLYTNGEADEEEEEDCDGTSSTTGSISSKDDDAGDVFESSTAESSPAPSANGASEKNMVTPTPTRPRTTEDLFAAIHRSKRKVLGRRESEEDKTQPGSHPQSPPTTPTSLSPGMTSSLPRQSGSIQRNLRKSSTSSDNFKALLLKKGSRSETSFRMSAAEMLRSTDPRSQRTRSESALDSPTASPSSPMALHSPAGSPGRGKRAAEERGRYDAFTLSSPTSSPFSMGGFKYGRSRTPPSAASSKYNARSRILSSPMTVICEREGELAESEYGDTAESLCQPAAQAVPVLKDSNGTLSEESRS from the exons AATGTGACAAGTTGAGGAAAGATGGTTTCCGGAGCTCCCAGTACTACTCTCAGGGTCCCACCTTCTCTGACCCCATTCAGTCCAGCAGCCTGCAGGATGACGGGGATGATGAAAATGATAAGAAG TCTACCGCTTCATCGCTGGAGGATGACAAATCTCAGCTCTCCATGAGGTCTCAGACGCCACAGGGCATGGGCGAAGGAGGGGACGGGTCCGACCCTGACAGACAGGTGGTATGGAACAAGGCTGCCCTCCTCCCCACCCCAGAGGAGAAGATGAGGCAGGCAGCTCAGGCCGTACCCACAGACATAGTTGCCATCAATGTCACAG GGGCAGTGTTTGACCGACAGGCGAGCATCCGGCGCTCCCTCATTAACACTGACACCGTGTCCCGCCGGCCCAAGAAGGTCAAACGCAGAAAGACTATATCAGGGCTGCCTGACAACATCAACCTGGAGCTAG cAGCAAAAGGACACGGCGGAGATCTCCGGCCACATTCTATGTTCCTCCCTGGACAGTACTCCACACTTGGCCGTACTGGGAGTGTCAACTCAACCCTCCGACGTTCGGTGACCAGAGATTCGAGCTGCCAGACAGAAGAAGTAAAGATCGTGCCCCCGTCCATGAGAAGAATTCGAGCGCAGAGAGGACAGGGAATCGCTGCTCAGATGGCTGGCATATCCGCTTCCTCTTCAACAGGAAGTATATCCATCTCCAGCAGCGACAGCTCTGGAATACTGATGCTGCCGCAGCATTTTAATGGAGACCCGTCGCGTTTTCACAGTCTGCCCCGACAGGGCGCAAGAGTGTCCCTCAGTGCCGATCCCATCTATAGCAGCACACCCATCAAGTCAGAGGAACATCTGCAGAGGCAAATTGGAAAGCTTCAGGTCGACGATACTGTGGTACACATGAGAAACGCCCCAAGGACAGGAACTTTGCCCAGGCCCAAGTCCCAGGAGGTGAAGGGGACACAGTCCAGTGAGTGGGGCGGGGGTCCGGCATGTGTGGTTTCCCCTCATGCTGCTTATTCCACCTCATTCATCCCCAATGCCACCATGTCCAGTTCTGCTGAGGTTATTACCCTTAACAGCTCGAGCCAGCTCACCCAGTCCCTGGTCTCAGCTTACCCCGCAGCTCGAGCGCTCAGTCTGGCTTCCCCGACTAACGTTGACCCGCTGATCTCTAGTCCAGCAGCCTTCACCCACAGCTCCACCTGCCCTGCCTTGGCCACGTCTACTCCTACTCACACAGCACAGGATAGTGGCCTGAAAGTCAGAGCACCTGCCAGTGAGTCAGGTCACTCTGACAGTAGCGCCCACAGCCACAGCACCTTGGCCCCCACTCCACCATCTTGTCTGCCGGAGGAGAACTGGATCTACGACACACCAGAAAATGTGGTGGCTCCACACCGCACTCTGACCTCCAGTTGCTCCACTCCAATCAACCAGCTCTATGGCAGCCTGGATCAGTCCTCTAGGACCACTACTGATTCCAGCTCTCTTTACTCCCAGGACAATGATGGATACTACACCTCTATGCACCTGGACTCAGGCCTGCGCTCCCGCAGTCACGGTAGCGGGCACGGGGTGGCAGCTGGCCGGGCCACCAGACATAGCATGTACGAGTGCCGCGAGATGGCCAATCAAGAGGACTCTGGAAGCCTGTACAGTGACCGCTCGCTATCACGCAGCATCTCCCTACGCAAATCCAAGAAGCCTCCCCTGCCACCAGCTCGCACAGATTCTCTCAGACGCAAGCCAGCTGCAAAAATGCCCCCCGGAGGTGTTAGCGCCATCAACGGTGCTAATGGGGACAGGGGTACAACACTTAATGAAACTCTAATTGCAAGCTTGCAGCAGAGCCTGCAGATGGGGTTGAGAGGGGGGAAGGGAAAGGGTGCGTCGCCATCATCAACCTCTCACAGCCCGAGCAGCGATTATGATGACCCTTGGGTCCTCAGGCCACGCAGTCACAGCAGCATCAGTGCAGGCAGCTCCGCAGCATCACTAGCAGCTAACGCAAACTGCGGCGGCGTGTCTAGCGTGTACGCTCTATGCCATGTGACACCTGCCCACAGTGACACCAGCAGCCTGCGCTCTGACTACGCCGACTCTTGGGGCTACTACATGGACTACCCTCGTAACAACGGGGATCAGGGGGAGCAGACAGCCCCGGCCCATGCCGCAGATAACATGTCAGCTGGCGTTCACCCAGGAGTCTTACAGAATGGAGGAGGGATTCACAACAGTCAGACACCTGGAGCTCCAGGTCAGGAGCGAGAGGTGTCGGCGAAGCCCAAAGCTTCCACCTCCTCCCCAGACCGGGTGCATAGACTCACCTCGCCATCTAGTGGCTACTCCAGCCAGTCCAACACTCCCACAGCTGGAACCCCAGTGCCCGCCTTCGCCAGGTCCATGTCTCCCTCGGGCGGCCGGCCTAAACCCAAAGTCCCTGAGAGgaagtcctctctcctctcatcagtttccatctcctcctcttccacctcCCTTTCCTCCAACACTTCAGACTCACTCAAGAGCAAcggtcctcctcctccaccaccaccacctctcctcttctcctcctcctcaactCCCAACACCCCTCTCAGCCCACCTCCACCCTTCCCTCCCCCTCTACCGGCAAGCTCTAGCACAGCTTCCCTAACTCCTCCACCAGCTCCCCCATTGCCAACCACTCCTCAGGGAGGTTCTCTAAGCCTGAACTCTACTTACTCCACCTCCCCAGAATTCCCTCCACCTCCATCCCCCGAGATGCTGATTCACCCGAGTTCATCTCCCAATGGGAGCTTCagtccccctcctcctcctccacccccacctcctcctcctcctctgccggCTACTGTTACAGCTTCCTCCTCCCCATCTTTTAAGAAGGCACTAAATGATGCTCCTAAAGCAGCTCCTTCTAACAGTCCCACAAACTCACCTAAGCCCCTCATCACACCATTTGCACTGCAGAGCGTTCAGCTTCGTTCAGTCAAGCGACCAGAGAAGGAGATCACAGATGACAACAAAGCTGAGAAAACAGGGATGGACCTCCTTCAGGGGCTAAAGCCTCTGAGCCTGGATAGCTGTTACTCTCAGGAGCATCCCACTGTCTTACCCCTGTTGAACAGCTCTCTGGAAGGGGATTCCCATTATTCCTCACCATCGCCTGTGTCAAAGCTCCTGGAAGAGTTGTCACTGGATGACAGCATCACAGAGGACTCACTAGACATTGCCATCGTAAATGGAAAAGCTGATGATGAGAGTTACACACTTGTGAATGGGAATGAAAAAGAGGAGGAACTAGCGTTGCCCAGTCCCGCACAGAGCCACGAAAGCTCTCCCATCAAGCAGAAGGCCCCACCCCCAGCAGTCTCCAAGAAGCCTAAATTTTCCCTTGTCCCACCAGTAAGCCcccaaacaataaataaactgtttccaTCTCAGCAGGAAGAGACTAACATCCCCCAAACAGAAGACCAAGTAGATTCTCCGCgaagacaaacaaaagaagagGTAAAAGAGGGGGACGGTGAGCatcaggaggagagagaagacacTTTAGAGCATTTAGCAGAGCGCAAAGGAGCATCCACTGAAACCCGATACGAATCTTGTATCACTACATCTGTTAGCAAGGAGACGAGTAATGCCTCTGGGCTTTATACCAACGGAGAGGctgatgaagaagaggaagaggactgTGATGGGACGAGCAGCACCACAGGGTCCATCAGCTCCAAGGACGACGATGCAG GTGACGTCTTTGAATCCAGTACGGCCGAGTCGTCTCCAGCCCCGTCAGCAAACGGGGCGTCCGAAAAGAACATGGTAACCCCGACTCCCACGCGACCCCGAACCACAGAGGACCTCTTCGCTGCCATTCACAG GTCAAAGCGCAAGGTCCTGGGTCGCAGGGAGTCCGAGGAAGACAAGACCCAGCCTGGGAGCCACCCGCAATCTCCACCCACCACTCCGACGAGCCTGTCTCCAGGGATGACGTCGTCGTTGCCCCGTCAGTCGGGATCCATCCAGCGCAACCTCCGCAAGTCCTCCACCAGCAGCGACAACTTCAAGGCACTTCTCCTGAAAAAGGGAAGCCGCTCTGAGACCAGCTTCAGGATGTCTGCCGCTGAAATGCTTCGTTCCACTGACCCACGCTCCCAGCGAACGCGCTCCGAATCGGCGCTGGACTCCCCCACTGCTTCGCCCTCCTCACCGATGGCTCTGCACAGCCCGGCCGGTTCCCCAGGCCGGGGTAAGAGGGCAGCTGAGGAGCGGGGCCGTTATGATGCCTTTACCCTGTCCTCGCCGACTTCATCGCCCTTTTCAATGGGTGGATTTAAGTACGGGCGCTCTCGGACGCCGCCCTCAGCTGCCAGCAGCAAGTACAACGCCCGTAGCCGAATCCTCAGCAGCCCGATGACGGTAATCTGCGAGCGGGAAGGGGAACTGGCTGAGAGCGAGTACGGAGACACGGCAGAAAGTCTGTGTCAGCCAGCGGCTCAGGCTGTCCCTGTGCTCAAAGACTCCAATGGCACTTTATCTGAAGAAAGCAGAAGTTAA
- the nhsl1b gene encoding NHS-like protein 1 isoform X2 encodes MPFHQRTIEPRRVSRLSAKKDGWKPREEAGKRKLRKPVLFSSLDEVGCHTLTNVIHQLSDLSRHASDIFLGIEMEAGMVFRRSCRIEGRLQILQDEVHKLDPKKIKIPVSNLDEESKWTVHYTAPWHQQENVFLPGSRPPCVEDLHRQAKVNLKTALRECDKLRKDGFRSSQYYSQGPTFSDPIQSSSLQDDGDDENDKKSTASSLEDDKSQLSMRSQTPQGMGEGGDGSDPDRQVVWNKAALLPTPEEKMRQAAQAVPTDIVAINVTGAVFDRQASIRRSLINTDTVSRRPKKVKRRKTISGLPDNINLELAKGHGGDLRPHSMFLPGQYSTLGRTGSVNSTLRRSVTRDSSCQTEEVKIVPPSMRRIRAQRGQGIAAQMAGISASSSTGSISISSSDSSGILMLPQHFNGDPSRFHSLPRQGARVSLSADPIYSSTPIKSEEHLQRQIGKLQVDDTVVHMRNAPRTGTLPRPKSQEVKGTQSSEWGGGPACVVSPHAAYSTSFIPNATMSSSAEVITLNSSSQLTQSLVSAYPAARALSLASPTNVDPLISSPAAFTHSSTCPALATSTPTHTAQDSGLKVRAPASESGHSDSSAHSHSTLAPTPPSCLPEENWIYDTPENVVAPHRTLTSSCSTPINQLYGSLDQSSRTTTDSSSLYSQDNDGYYTSMHLDSGLRSRSHGSGHGVAAGRATRHSMYECREMANQEDSGSLYSDRSLSRSISLRKSKKPPLPPARTDSLRRKPAAKMPPGGVSAINGANGDRGTTLNETLIASLQQSLQMGLRGGKGKGASPSSTSHSPSSDYDDPWVLRPRSHSSISAGSSAASLAANANCGGVSSVYALCHVTPAHSDTSSLRSDYADSWGYYMDYPRNNGDQGEQTAPAHAADNMSAGVHPGVLQNGGGIHNSQTPGAPGQEREVSAKPKASTSSPDRVHRLTSPSSGYSSQSNTPTAGTPVPAFARSMSPSGGRPKPKVPERKSSLLSSVSISSSSTSLSSNTSDSLKSNGPPPPPPPPLLFSSSSTPNTPLSPPPPFPPPLPASSSTASLTPPPAPPLPTTPQGGSLSLNSTYSTSPEFPPPPSPEMLIHPSSSPNGSFSPPPPPPPPPPPPPLPATVTASSSPSFKKALNDAPKAAPSNSPTNSPKPLITPFALQSVQLRSVKRPEKEITDDNKAEKTGMDLLQGLKPLSLDSCYSQEHPTVLPLLNSSLEGDSHYSSPSPVSKLLEELSLDDSITEDSLDIAIVNGKADDESYTLVNGNEKEEELALPSPAQSHESSPIKQKAPPPAVSKKPKFSLVPPVSPQTINKLFPSQQEETNIPQTEDQVDSPRRQTKEEVKEGDGEHQEEREDTLEHLAERKGASTETRYESCITTSVSKETSNASGLYTNGEADEEEEEDCDGTSSTTGSISSKDDDAGDVFESSTAESSPAPSANGASEKNMVTPTPTRPRTTEDLFAAIHRSKRKVLGRRESEEDKTQPGSHPQSPPTTPTSLSPGMTSSLPRQSGSIQRNLRKSSTSSDNFKALLLKKGSRSETSFRMSAAEMLRSTDPRSQRTRSESALDSPTASPSSPMALHSPAGSPGRGKRAAEERGRYDAFTLSSPTSSPFSMGGFKYGRSRTPPSAASSKYNARSRILSSPMTVICEREGELAESEYGDTAESLCQPAAQAVPVLKDSNGTLSEESRS; translated from the exons AATGTGACAAGTTGAGGAAAGATGGTTTCCGGAGCTCCCAGTACTACTCTCAGGGTCCCACCTTCTCTGACCCCATTCAGTCCAGCAGCCTGCAGGATGACGGGGATGATGAAAATGATAAGAAG TCTACCGCTTCATCGCTGGAGGATGACAAATCTCAGCTCTCCATGAGGTCTCAGACGCCACAGGGCATGGGCGAAGGAGGGGACGGGTCCGACCCTGACAGACAGGTGGTATGGAACAAGGCTGCCCTCCTCCCCACCCCAGAGGAGAAGATGAGGCAGGCAGCTCAGGCCGTACCCACAGACATAGTTGCCATCAATGTCACAG GGGCAGTGTTTGACCGACAGGCGAGCATCCGGCGCTCCCTCATTAACACTGACACCGTGTCCCGCCGGCCCAAGAAGGTCAAACGCAGAAAGACTATATCAGGGCTGCCTGACAACATCAACCTGGAGCTAG CAAAAGGACACGGCGGAGATCTCCGGCCACATTCTATGTTCCTCCCTGGACAGTACTCCACACTTGGCCGTACTGGGAGTGTCAACTCAACCCTCCGACGTTCGGTGACCAGAGATTCGAGCTGCCAGACAGAAGAAGTAAAGATCGTGCCCCCGTCCATGAGAAGAATTCGAGCGCAGAGAGGACAGGGAATCGCTGCTCAGATGGCTGGCATATCCGCTTCCTCTTCAACAGGAAGTATATCCATCTCCAGCAGCGACAGCTCTGGAATACTGATGCTGCCGCAGCATTTTAATGGAGACCCGTCGCGTTTTCACAGTCTGCCCCGACAGGGCGCAAGAGTGTCCCTCAGTGCCGATCCCATCTATAGCAGCACACCCATCAAGTCAGAGGAACATCTGCAGAGGCAAATTGGAAAGCTTCAGGTCGACGATACTGTGGTACACATGAGAAACGCCCCAAGGACAGGAACTTTGCCCAGGCCCAAGTCCCAGGAGGTGAAGGGGACACAGTCCAGTGAGTGGGGCGGGGGTCCGGCATGTGTGGTTTCCCCTCATGCTGCTTATTCCACCTCATTCATCCCCAATGCCACCATGTCCAGTTCTGCTGAGGTTATTACCCTTAACAGCTCGAGCCAGCTCACCCAGTCCCTGGTCTCAGCTTACCCCGCAGCTCGAGCGCTCAGTCTGGCTTCCCCGACTAACGTTGACCCGCTGATCTCTAGTCCAGCAGCCTTCACCCACAGCTCCACCTGCCCTGCCTTGGCCACGTCTACTCCTACTCACACAGCACAGGATAGTGGCCTGAAAGTCAGAGCACCTGCCAGTGAGTCAGGTCACTCTGACAGTAGCGCCCACAGCCACAGCACCTTGGCCCCCACTCCACCATCTTGTCTGCCGGAGGAGAACTGGATCTACGACACACCAGAAAATGTGGTGGCTCCACACCGCACTCTGACCTCCAGTTGCTCCACTCCAATCAACCAGCTCTATGGCAGCCTGGATCAGTCCTCTAGGACCACTACTGATTCCAGCTCTCTTTACTCCCAGGACAATGATGGATACTACACCTCTATGCACCTGGACTCAGGCCTGCGCTCCCGCAGTCACGGTAGCGGGCACGGGGTGGCAGCTGGCCGGGCCACCAGACATAGCATGTACGAGTGCCGCGAGATGGCCAATCAAGAGGACTCTGGAAGCCTGTACAGTGACCGCTCGCTATCACGCAGCATCTCCCTACGCAAATCCAAGAAGCCTCCCCTGCCACCAGCTCGCACAGATTCTCTCAGACGCAAGCCAGCTGCAAAAATGCCCCCCGGAGGTGTTAGCGCCATCAACGGTGCTAATGGGGACAGGGGTACAACACTTAATGAAACTCTAATTGCAAGCTTGCAGCAGAGCCTGCAGATGGGGTTGAGAGGGGGGAAGGGAAAGGGTGCGTCGCCATCATCAACCTCTCACAGCCCGAGCAGCGATTATGATGACCCTTGGGTCCTCAGGCCACGCAGTCACAGCAGCATCAGTGCAGGCAGCTCCGCAGCATCACTAGCAGCTAACGCAAACTGCGGCGGCGTGTCTAGCGTGTACGCTCTATGCCATGTGACACCTGCCCACAGTGACACCAGCAGCCTGCGCTCTGACTACGCCGACTCTTGGGGCTACTACATGGACTACCCTCGTAACAACGGGGATCAGGGGGAGCAGACAGCCCCGGCCCATGCCGCAGATAACATGTCAGCTGGCGTTCACCCAGGAGTCTTACAGAATGGAGGAGGGATTCACAACAGTCAGACACCTGGAGCTCCAGGTCAGGAGCGAGAGGTGTCGGCGAAGCCCAAAGCTTCCACCTCCTCCCCAGACCGGGTGCATAGACTCACCTCGCCATCTAGTGGCTACTCCAGCCAGTCCAACACTCCCACAGCTGGAACCCCAGTGCCCGCCTTCGCCAGGTCCATGTCTCCCTCGGGCGGCCGGCCTAAACCCAAAGTCCCTGAGAGgaagtcctctctcctctcatcagtttccatctcctcctcttccacctcCCTTTCCTCCAACACTTCAGACTCACTCAAGAGCAAcggtcctcctcctccaccaccaccacctctcctcttctcctcctcctcaactCCCAACACCCCTCTCAGCCCACCTCCACCCTTCCCTCCCCCTCTACCGGCAAGCTCTAGCACAGCTTCCCTAACTCCTCCACCAGCTCCCCCATTGCCAACCACTCCTCAGGGAGGTTCTCTAAGCCTGAACTCTACTTACTCCACCTCCCCAGAATTCCCTCCACCTCCATCCCCCGAGATGCTGATTCACCCGAGTTCATCTCCCAATGGGAGCTTCagtccccctcctcctcctccacccccacctcctcctcctcctctgccggCTACTGTTACAGCTTCCTCCTCCCCATCTTTTAAGAAGGCACTAAATGATGCTCCTAAAGCAGCTCCTTCTAACAGTCCCACAAACTCACCTAAGCCCCTCATCACACCATTTGCACTGCAGAGCGTTCAGCTTCGTTCAGTCAAGCGACCAGAGAAGGAGATCACAGATGACAACAAAGCTGAGAAAACAGGGATGGACCTCCTTCAGGGGCTAAAGCCTCTGAGCCTGGATAGCTGTTACTCTCAGGAGCATCCCACTGTCTTACCCCTGTTGAACAGCTCTCTGGAAGGGGATTCCCATTATTCCTCACCATCGCCTGTGTCAAAGCTCCTGGAAGAGTTGTCACTGGATGACAGCATCACAGAGGACTCACTAGACATTGCCATCGTAAATGGAAAAGCTGATGATGAGAGTTACACACTTGTGAATGGGAATGAAAAAGAGGAGGAACTAGCGTTGCCCAGTCCCGCACAGAGCCACGAAAGCTCTCCCATCAAGCAGAAGGCCCCACCCCCAGCAGTCTCCAAGAAGCCTAAATTTTCCCTTGTCCCACCAGTAAGCCcccaaacaataaataaactgtttccaTCTCAGCAGGAAGAGACTAACATCCCCCAAACAGAAGACCAAGTAGATTCTCCGCgaagacaaacaaaagaagagGTAAAAGAGGGGGACGGTGAGCatcaggaggagagagaagacacTTTAGAGCATTTAGCAGAGCGCAAAGGAGCATCCACTGAAACCCGATACGAATCTTGTATCACTACATCTGTTAGCAAGGAGACGAGTAATGCCTCTGGGCTTTATACCAACGGAGAGGctgatgaagaagaggaagaggactgTGATGGGACGAGCAGCACCACAGGGTCCATCAGCTCCAAGGACGACGATGCAG GTGACGTCTTTGAATCCAGTACGGCCGAGTCGTCTCCAGCCCCGTCAGCAAACGGGGCGTCCGAAAAGAACATGGTAACCCCGACTCCCACGCGACCCCGAACCACAGAGGACCTCTTCGCTGCCATTCACAG GTCAAAGCGCAAGGTCCTGGGTCGCAGGGAGTCCGAGGAAGACAAGACCCAGCCTGGGAGCCACCCGCAATCTCCACCCACCACTCCGACGAGCCTGTCTCCAGGGATGACGTCGTCGTTGCCCCGTCAGTCGGGATCCATCCAGCGCAACCTCCGCAAGTCCTCCACCAGCAGCGACAACTTCAAGGCACTTCTCCTGAAAAAGGGAAGCCGCTCTGAGACCAGCTTCAGGATGTCTGCCGCTGAAATGCTTCGTTCCACTGACCCACGCTCCCAGCGAACGCGCTCCGAATCGGCGCTGGACTCCCCCACTGCTTCGCCCTCCTCACCGATGGCTCTGCACAGCCCGGCCGGTTCCCCAGGCCGGGGTAAGAGGGCAGCTGAGGAGCGGGGCCGTTATGATGCCTTTACCCTGTCCTCGCCGACTTCATCGCCCTTTTCAATGGGTGGATTTAAGTACGGGCGCTCTCGGACGCCGCCCTCAGCTGCCAGCAGCAAGTACAACGCCCGTAGCCGAATCCTCAGCAGCCCGATGACGGTAATCTGCGAGCGGGAAGGGGAACTGGCTGAGAGCGAGTACGGAGACACGGCAGAAAGTCTGTGTCAGCCAGCGGCTCAGGCTGTCCCTGTGCTCAAAGACTCCAATGGCACTTTATCTGAAGAAAGCAGAAGTTAA